CCTGGGTGATGCGGTAGAGCACCAGCGCCAGCGCGCGCGGCAGCAGGGCCACCCCGGGCCCGGCGGGCCAGGCGGCTGACGGGCCGGGCGCGGCGGCGGGCGCAAGCGCCGCATCGTCGGCCACGGGCAGCGCGTCGGCACTGGCCGCCGGCGTGGGCTGGGCGCGCCACAGCAGCTGCAGGCTGAACTGCAGGCCCTGGGTGCGGGCCGACGAGCTCCAGCCCTGCACCAGGCCATGCAGCAGCGTGGCCAGGCGCTCGGGGCTTTCGCCGGCGCCATCGGCCGGACCGTGCTGGCCGCTGCCAAAGGGCTGCAGCCGCGCCAGCAGCGCACGGATGTCCTGCTGGATGCAGGCGCACTGCTCGCCCAGGCCGGCCACCACCGGCTGCATGGCCGCCAGCGCGGCGGCGGGCTGGGCATCGCCCTGCGCCAGTGCCAGGCGCCGGCCCAGCCAGGTGGCGTCCACCCGCATGGCGGTCAGGCGCTGGCCGAACTCGTCGTGCAGATCGCGCGCCAGGCGCAGGCGCTCGTCCTCCTGCAGCGTGAGCACCTGCTGGCTCAGCTGCCGCCGCCGCGCCTGCTCGGCGTCCAGCGCCTCGGCCAGGTGGCGCAGCGCCGCGGCCAGGCTCTCCAGCTCGCGGATGGGCATGGTGGGCAGGGCGCGCACGGCCTGCAGGTCTTGCAGCTCGATGGCGTTGATGGCGCCCACCAGGCGCCCCAGCGGCCGCAGGGCATGGTGCAGGTTGATGCGCATGGCCGCCAGCAGCGCCGCCACGCACAGCAGCATCAGGCCCAGCATGCCGGCCAGGCTGCCCAGGGCCTCGCGGCGCTCGCTCTCGTGCGAGGCGGTGAGCGAGACGGTCCAGCGCGCGCCGGCCTCGCGCGCCACCGTCCAGGCCACGCGGCGGCCATCGGCCGCGCCATCCAGCCAGCGGTGCAGGCGCAGCAGGCCCTCCATCGGTCCGGCGCCGGCGGGCTCGGGCACCGGGCCCAGCAGCAGCTGGCCCTGGCCGTCGTGCACATGCAGCTCCAGATGGCGCAGGCGCCGGCTGGCCTGCACCTGGCGCAGCGTCAGCAGCGCGCGTGCGTCGTCGTGGGCCGGCAGGTGGGCCAGCTGGGCCATGGTGTCGGCCAGGGCCATGGCCGCATCGACCTCGTCGGCCATGTCGTCGGCCATGCGCAACAGGCCCAGCACCAGGGCCAGCAGCAGCACGGCCGTGCCCACCCAGGCCGAGCGCCGCATCAACAGGCGCGGCAGGTCCAGCGGCGCCGCCGGTGCCGGTGCCGGTGCGGACGTGCCGGGGGCGGCCTGGGGGCCGGCTTGCAGCGGTGGCGACAACGGGGGTGGCAGCATGGCGGCGATTGTCGGCCGGGGAGAACCCGCGGCAGCGCTCAGGTGAGGAACAGGCCCTGCTCCGTGACGAGACGCATCAGGCTGAAGTCGCTGTGCGCGCCCAGCTTCTGGCGCACCAGCGACATGGTGTTGTGGATGGTCTTCTCGCTCAGGTGCAGCGCGCGGGCGATGGCGGCGGTGCTGAGCCCGTCGGTGGCCATGCGCAGCACCTCGAACTCGCGCGGCGTCAGCCGTGCCAGCGGGCCGGCCGGCAGCGCCTGGCCATCGGCCAGCCAGGCCTGCACCACCTCGGCGGCAAACACCCGCCGCCCGGCGGCCACCTCGCGCAGCGCATGCAGCATCTCGTCGGGGCTGCTGTCCTTGGTGAGGTAGCCCATCGCACCGCTGCGCAGCGCCTGCAGCGCATAGCCCTCGTGGCTGTGCATGGTGAACACCAGCACGCGGATGCCGGGGCTGCGGCTGCGCAGGCGGCGGATGGCCTCGAGGCCGCTGTCGTCCTTGAGCATCAGGTCGACCACCGCCACGTCCACCGGCTGCTGGCGCAGCAGCTCGCAGGCCTGGGCCGAGGTGGCGGCCTCGGCCACCACCTTGAGGTCGGGCTGGTCGTCGATCCAGCGGCGGTAGCCGGCCCGCACCACCGCATGGTCGTCGAGCAGCATCACGGTGATCATCGCTTGTCTCCTGGTTCGCCCCAAGGGCCTGCCCCATGGTGAAGCAAAGCCTGTTCCCCGGGCAGCCCGGCGATGCGGGAATGCTTCCCGACTTGGCCGGGAAGGCGTCCCGCGACGGCGGCAAGGGCTCTTCCTAGACTGGCGGCGCTCTCGGTGCGGGCCCTGCCGGCCCAGCAGCACAGATACGCGACTTCCATGATTTCGACGAGGAGACCCTGCCCATGATCCGCACAAGCCCCAAGACCCGCTGGCTGGCCCTGGCCGCCGCCCTGGCCTGCACCGGCGCCCAGGCCGTCAAGCCCGTGAGCTGGGACGACATCGCCCGCGACCACGCCACCGGTGGCGACGTGCTGACCTACGGCCTGGGCCTCAAGGCCCAGCGCCACAGCCCGCTCAAGCAGATCAACACCAAGAGCGTGAAGAACCTGGTGCCGGCCTGGAGCTTCAGCTTCGGCGGCGAGAAGCAGCGCGGCCAGGAGGCCCAGGCGCTGATGCACGACGGCGTGATCTACGTCACCGCCTCGTACTCGCGCTTCTTCGCCATCGACGCCAAGACCGGCAAGCAGCTGTGGATGTACGAGCACCGCCTGCCCGACGACATCCGGCCCTGCTGCGATGTGGTCAACCGCGGCCCGGCGATCTACGGCGACAAGGTGTTCTTCGGCACGCTGGACGCGCGCATCGTGGCGCTCGACCGGGCCAGCGGCAAGGTGGTGTGGAACGAGAAGTTCGGCGACCACAAGGTGGGCTACACCATGACCGGCGCGCCCTTCGTGGTGAAGGACAAGACCAGCGGCAAGGTGCTGCTGGTGCACGGCAGCTCGGGCGACGAGTTCGGCGTGGTCGGCTGGCTGTTCGCGCGCGACCCCGACACCGGCGCCGAGGTGTGGGCGCGCCCGATGGTCGAAGGCCACCGCGGCCGCCTGAACGGCCAGGACGGCAGCTACACCGGCGACCCCAAGGCACCGAGCTGGCCGCGCGACAAGGACGGCAACCTGGTCGAGGCCTGGCAGCACGGCGGCGGCGCGCCCTGGCAG
The genomic region above belongs to Aquabacterium sp. OR-4 and contains:
- a CDS encoding response regulator produces the protein MITVMLLDDHAVVRAGYRRWIDDQPDLKVVAEAATSAQACELLRQQPVDVAVVDLMLKDDSGLEAIRRLRSRSPGIRVLVFTMHSHEGYALQALRSGAMGYLTKDSSPDEMLHALREVAAGRRVFAAEVVQAWLADGQALPAGPLARLTPREFEVLRMATDGLSTAAIARALHLSEKTIHNTMSLVRQKLGAHSDFSLMRLVTEQGLFLT
- a CDS encoding sensor histidine kinase; the encoded protein is MLPPPLSPPLQAGPQAAPGTSAPAPAPAAPLDLPRLLMRRSAWVGTAVLLLALVLGLLRMADDMADEVDAAMALADTMAQLAHLPAHDDARALLTLRQVQASRRLRHLELHVHDGQGQLLLGPVPEPAGAGPMEGLLRLHRWLDGAADGRRVAWTVAREAGARWTVSLTASHESERREALGSLAGMLGLMLLCVAALLAAMRINLHHALRPLGRLVGAINAIELQDLQAVRALPTMPIRELESLAAALRHLAEALDAEQARRRQLSQQVLTLQEDERLRLARDLHDEFGQRLTAMRVDATWLGRRLALAQGDAQPAAALAAMQPVVAGLGEQCACIQQDIRALLARLQPFGSGQHGPADGAGESPERLATLLHGLVQGWSSSARTQGLQFSLQLLWRAQPTPAASADALPVADDAALAPAAAPGPSAAWPAGPGVALLPRALALVLYRITQEALTNVARHAQAQHAQITLELQGPPQPGAVLQVHWRVLDDGLGLADALAVASQRGNGLAGLRERVWALGGELGVAAASADPARPGLCLSASLRARWLAAPEADDQKLSRSPA